A genome region from Schistocerca americana isolate TAMUIC-IGC-003095 chromosome 1, iqSchAmer2.1, whole genome shotgun sequence includes the following:
- the LOC124613546 gene encoding CD63 antigen-like, with amino-acid sequence MGLRGSSACVKYLLFIFNLIFVITGVIILSVGAVIQGVYYKYEHFLDNRFFSAPALLIAVGTIVLIISFFGCCGAVKENHCMILTFSALLGVIFILELAAGIAGYVLEDAAVEVINKRMNDSMVHYRDSPEITIVWDSIQKEFSCCGTNNITDWGVVYKNESLPDSCCASFLHTQYSCNVTMAEEHHIRSCHVAVQESVIANAVTLGGVGVGIAFIQLLGIILSCCLAKSIRKHYESV; translated from the exons attaCAGGAGTAATTATCCTGTCAGTTGGTGCTGTCATTCAGGGAGTTTACTACAAATATGAACACTTCCTGGATAATAGATTCTTTTCTGCACCTGCACTGCTTATTGCTGTGGGAACAATTGTGCTGATAATATCATTTTTTGGATGCTGTGGTGCTGTGAAAGAGAACCACTGTATGATACTTACT TTTTCTGCATTGTTGGGAGTTATATTCATCTTAGAATTGGCAGCTGGAATAGCTGGTTATGTTCTTGAAGATGCAGCTGTGGAAGTAATAAACAAGAGAATGAATGACAGTATGGTGCATTATAGAGATAGTCCAGAAATAACTATTGTATGGGACAGCATTCAAAAAGAA TTCAGTTGCTGTGGGACCAATAATATTACAGACTGGGGTGTTGTATACAAAAATGAGTCACTACCAGACTCTTGCTGTGCCAGTTTCTTACATACACAGTACAGCTGTAATGTCACAATGGCAGAAGAGCATCACATTAGGAGCTGTCATGTTGCAGTTCAAGAATCTGTAATAGCAAATGCTGTTACACTGGGTGGTGTTGGTGTTGGAATAGCATTTATTCAG ctACTGGGAATTATTCTGTCCTGCTGTCTCGCCAAGTCCATACGAAAACACTATGAATCTGTGTAA